In Camelus bactrianus isolate YW-2024 breed Bactrian camel chromosome 10, ASM4877302v1, whole genome shotgun sequence, a genomic segment contains:
- the KLC2 gene encoding kinesin light chain 2 isoform X2: protein MRSCWAPRPSSKDWRPCAGSTVPFLLPWSLMKLVILALSSHLGAVESEKQKLRAQVRRLVQENQWLREELAGTQQKLQRSEQAVAQLEEEKQHLLFMSQIRKLDEDTSPSEEKGDVPKDSLDDLFPNEEEQNPAPSPGGGDVAAQHGGYEIPARLRTLHNLVIQYASQGRYEVAVPLCKQALEDLEKTSGHDHPDVATMLNILALVYRDQNKYKEAAHLLNDALAIREKTLGKDHPAVAATLNNLAVLYGKRGKYKEAEPLCKRALEIREKVLGKFHPDVAKQLSNLALLCQNQGKAEEVEYYYRRALEIYATCLGPDDPNVAKTKNNLASCYLKQGKYQDAETLYKEILTRAHEKEFGSVNGDNKPIWMHAEEREESKDKRRDSTPYGEYGSWYKACKVDSPTVNTTLRSLGALYRRQGKLEAAHTLEDCASRSRKQGLDPASQTKVVELLKDGSGGRGDRRSSRDTPGGAGARSESDLEEAGPAAEWSGDGSGALRRSGSFGKLRDALRRSSEMLVKKLQGSGPQEPPNPRMKRASSLNFLNKSVEEPVQPGGTGLSDSRTLSSSSMDLSRRSSLVG, encoded by the exons GTGATCTTGGCACTGTCCAGCCACCTTGGGGCTGTAGAGTCGGAGAAGCAGAAGCTGCGGGCTCAGGTGCGGCGCCTGGTGCAGGAGAACCAGTGGCTGCGAGAGGAGCTGGCGGGGACACAGCAGAAGCTGCAGCGCAGCGAGCAGGCTGTGGCCCAGCTCGAGGAGGAGAAGCAGCACTTGCTGTTCATGAGCCAGATCCGCAAGCTGGATGAGGACACCTCCCCCAGC gaggagaagggagatgtCCCCAAAGACTCTCTGGATGACCTCTTCCCCAATGAAGAGGAGCAGAACCCAG CTCCCAGCCCCGGAGGAGGAGATGTAGCTGCCCAGCATGGGGGCTATGAAATCCCGGCACGGCTCCGTACCCTGCACAACCTGGTGATCCAGTACGCCTCCCAGGGCCGCTATGAGGTGGCTGTGCCGCTCTGCAAGCAGGCTCTTGAGGACCTGGAGAAGACATCAGGCCATGACCACCCTGATGTGGCCACCATGCTGAACATCCTGGCGCTGGTCTATCG GGACCAGAACAAATACAAGGAGGCTGCCCACCTGCTCAATGATGCCCTGGCCATCCGAGAGAAGACACTGGGCAAGGACCACCCAGCT GTGGCTGCGACACTGAACAACCTGGCGGTCCTGTATGGCAAGCGGGGCAAGTACAAGGAGGCTGAGCCTCTGTGCAAGCGGGCCCTGGAGATCCGGGAGAAG GTTCTGGGCAAGTTCCATCCAGATGTGGCCAAGCAGCTGAGCAACCTGGCCCTGCTGTGCCAGAACCAGGGCAAAGCTGAGGAGGTGGAATATTACTACCGGCGGGCACTGGAGATCTACGCCACATGCCTTGGGCCTGACGACCCCAATGTGGCCAAGACCAAGAACAACCTG GCCTCCTGCTACCTGAAGCAGGGCAAGTACCAGGATGCAGAGACCCTGTACAAGGAGATTCTCACCCGTGCTCACGAGAAGGAGTTTGGCTCTGTCAATG GGGACAACAAGCCCATCTGGATGCACGCAGAGGAACGGGAGGAGAGCAAG GATAAGCGCCGGGACAGCACCCCCTATGGGGAATATGGCAGCTGGTACAAGGCCTGTAAAGTAGACAG CCCCACGGTCAACACCACCCTGCGCAGCTTGGGGGCCCTGTACCGGCGCCAGGGCAAGCTAGAAGCTGCACACACACTGGAGGACTGTGCCAGCCGCAGCCGCAAGCAG GGCCTGGACCCTGCAAGCCAGACCAAGGTGGTGGAACTGCTGAAAGATGGCAGTGGTGGGCGGGGAGACCGCCGCAGCAGCCGAGACACACCTGGTGGTGCTGGAGCTCGGTCTGAGTCTGACCTCGAGGAGGCAGGGCCTGCAGCCGAGTGGAGTGGG GACGGCAGTGGTGCCTTGCGGCGCAGCGGCTCCTTTGGGAAGCTCCGAGATGCCCTGAGGCGCAGCAGTGAGATGCTGGTGAAGAAGCTGCAGGGCAGTGGCCCCCAGGAGCCCCCCAACCCCAG GATGAAGCGAGCCAGTTCCCTCAACTTCCTCAACAAGAGTGTGGAAGAGCCAGTCCAG CCTGGAGGTACAGGCCTCTCTGATAGCCGCACCCTCAGCTCCAGCTCCATGGACCTCTCTCGACGAAGCTCCCTCGTGGGCTAA